From Acidobacteriota bacterium, one genomic window encodes:
- a CDS encoding EVE domain-containing protein, whose translation MNYWLVKQEPTSYSFEDLVRDGKTEWTGVRNYQARNFLREMRVGDEVLFYHSGAVKAVVGKAKVCRAAYPDPTASDPAWICVDIEAVGPFANPVELNAMKAEPSLANMMLIKQGRLSVTRLTDREFTTVTNLGG comes from the coding sequence ATGAACTACTGGCTCGTAAAACAGGAACCGACATCTTATTCGTTCGAAGATCTGGTTCGAGACGGAAAGACCGAGTGGACCGGCGTGCGCAATTACCAGGCGCGGAATTTTTTGCGTGAGATGCGGGTCGGCGACGAGGTTTTGTTTTATCACTCGGGCGCGGTCAAAGCGGTCGTCGGCAAAGCAAAGGTCTGCCGCGCGGCTTATCCGGATCCGACGGCCAGCGACCCGGCCTGGATCTGCGTCGATATCGAAGCCGTCGGCCCGTTCGCAAATCCCGTCGAACTCAACGCGATGAAGGCCGAACCGTCGCTGGCGAATATGATGCTCATCAAACAAGGACGGCTTTCGGTGACGCGTCTCACGGATCGTGAATTCACGACCGTCACGAATCTCGGCGGCTAG
- a CDS encoding SOS response-associated peptidase, which translates to MCGRISQKGRRADFREFIYKFDPGEDLFRPNIKPTQTVQIVVNDDQEAHTVAAKWWFQKEGGKEFSTEYTTFNAAAEKLEKSFLWRGALHKRRCLVPVTSFYEWNVKGEPPLEIGMPERDRPFALAGLWSNFSIEGVHYHSFAIITTDPNAFMKPIHRRMPVVLGGLADQERWLNEGGVQMLLPFEGELVGEKLENSLEKMYPLTDQS; encoded by the coding sequence ATGTGCGGAAGAATATCACAAAAAGGCCGTCGCGCGGACTTTCGGGAGTTCATCTACAAGTTCGATCCGGGCGAGGATCTTTTCCGGCCGAACATCAAGCCGACGCAAACGGTGCAGATCGTCGTCAACGACGATCAAGAAGCGCACACGGTTGCGGCGAAATGGTGGTTTCAAAAAGAAGGCGGAAAGGAGTTCAGCACCGAATATACGACGTTCAACGCGGCCGCCGAAAAGCTCGAAAAAAGCTTTCTCTGGCGCGGCGCGCTGCACAAACGCCGCTGCCTGGTTCCGGTGACGTCGTTCTACGAATGGAACGTCAAGGGCGAACCGCCGCTCGAGATCGGAATGCCCGAACGCGATCGCCCGTTCGCGCTCGCCGGTTTGTGGAGCAATTTCTCGATCGAAGGCGTCCATTATCATTCGTTCGCGATCATCACGACCGACCCGAACGCGTTTATGAAACCGATCCACCGCCGAATGCCGGTCGTCCTCGGCGGACTCGCCGATCAGGAACGATGGCTCAACGAAGGCGGCGTTCAGATGCTCCTGCCATTCGAAGGCGAGTTGGTCGGCGAGAAGTTGGAGAATTCGTTGGAGAAGATGTATCCGTTGACTGATCAAAGTTAG
- the ffh gene encoding signal recognition particle protein, with product MFESLSDKLKKTLKNLRGQGKLTPEHVDVALREIRMALLEADVNYKVAKDFVEAVRIKAEGQEVWQDLKPHEQVVKIVYDELVELFGGTSSRLVFTKQIPNVVMIVGLQGSGKTTSTGKISRWLADNQERKPLLVSVDVYRPAAREQLKVVANAVGSAIFEDKSTNDPMTLVRGAMKHAQEVGYDTLMIDTAGRLHIDDELMVELERIKSETKPIEVLFVADAMTGQDAVRSAEEFHRRVGITGVVLTKMDGDARGGAALSIKQVIGQPVKFVGVGEKYDAIEPFYPDRIAQRILGMGDVLTLIEEVQGKIDEEEAQKQLQKMTSNQFTLEDFRAQLGQFKKLGSMSKLMKMLPEQMLGGMSMSDEQSVEVEAQMKRTEAIIDSMTRQERVNHRVIDASRKTRIANGSGSTISEVNQLLRQYEQMRKMMQQMNRGGLLGKLAGKAMGGLGSGLSGLLGGGGNGMFGGAPSNDFDNDYEETRETLAKKLKKKKRHKKRR from the coding sequence ATGTTCGAATCGCTGTCCGACAAGCTGAAGAAGACGCTGAAGAATCTGCGTGGGCAGGGCAAGCTGACCCCTGAGCACGTCGATGTCGCGCTTCGAGAGATTCGGATGGCGTTGCTTGAGGCGGACGTGAACTACAAAGTCGCTAAGGATTTTGTCGAAGCGGTTCGCATCAAGGCCGAAGGACAAGAAGTTTGGCAAGACCTGAAACCGCACGAACAGGTCGTTAAGATCGTCTATGATGAGCTCGTAGAATTGTTCGGCGGAACGTCGTCGCGGCTCGTTTTCACGAAGCAGATCCCGAACGTCGTGATGATCGTCGGACTGCAGGGTTCGGGCAAAACGACCTCGACCGGAAAGATCTCTCGTTGGCTCGCGGATAACCAGGAGCGCAAGCCGCTGCTTGTTTCCGTCGACGTTTACCGTCCCGCGGCGCGCGAACAGCTGAAAGTCGTCGCCAACGCAGTTGGCTCCGCGATCTTTGAAGACAAGTCGACGAACGATCCGATGACGCTCGTGCGCGGGGCGATGAAGCACGCTCAGGAAGTCGGTTACGACACGTTGATGATCGATACCGCCGGCCGTCTTCATATCGACGACGAGCTGATGGTCGAGCTTGAGCGGATCAAGTCCGAAACGAAACCGATCGAAGTTCTCTTTGTCGCCGATGCGATGACCGGCCAGGACGCCGTTCGCTCGGCCGAAGAATTTCATCGCCGCGTCGGCATCACCGGCGTCGTGCTGACGAAAATGGACGGCGACGCGCGCGGCGGCGCGGCGTTGTCGATCAAACAGGTCATCGGTCAACCGGTGAAATTCGTCGGCGTCGGCGAGAAATACGACGCGATCGAGCCGTTTTATCCTGATCGGATAGCGCAGCGAATCCTCGGAATGGGCGACGTTCTGACGCTGATCGAAGAAGTTCAGGGCAAGATCGACGAAGAAGAAGCGCAGAAGCAGCTTCAGAAAATGACGAGCAATCAGTTTACGCTCGAAGATTTTCGCGCTCAGCTCGGTCAGTTCAAAAAGCTCGGTTCGATGTCGAAGTTAATGAAGATGCTTCCCGAGCAGATGCTCGGCGGGATGTCGATGTCCGACGAGCAATCGGTTGAGGTTGAAGCGCAGATGAAGCGCACGGAGGCGATCATCGACTCGATGACGCGCCAGGAACGCGTTAATCACCGCGTCATCGACGCGAGCCGCAAGACACGCATCGCCAACGGATCGGGATCGACGATCTCGGAAGTGAACCAGTTGCTGCGCCAGTACGAGCAGATGCGCAAGATGATGCAGCAGATGAATCGCGGCGGACTGCTCGGAAAGCTCGCCGGCAAGGCGATGGGCGGACTCGGAAGCGGGCTGAGCGGGCTGCTCGGCGGCGGCGGAAACGGAATGTTCGGCGGCGCGCCGTCAAACGATTTTGACAACGATTACGAAGAAACGCGTGAAACGTTGGCGAAAAAGCTGAAGAAGAAGAAGCGTCATAAGAAGAGGCGTTAG
- a CDS encoding four helix bundle protein, which yields MGKTTFEDLEVYQLSEKLADLIWEIVSNWDHFSKGTVGKQLVESCDSISANIAEGCGRFNYKDNGRFIKISRGSLYETKSWLRRAYRRRLLTEADVDRLKPILDELLPKLNAHKRAIDKAAKDNN from the coding sequence ATGGGGAAGACGACCTTTGAGGACTTGGAGGTCTATCAGCTGTCTGAAAAACTGGCCGATTTGATTTGGGAAATCGTTTCGAATTGGGACCACTTTTCGAAAGGCACGGTTGGTAAACAATTGGTCGAATCGTGCGACAGCATTAGCGCGAACATCGCCGAAGGCTGCGGACGTTTCAACTATAAGGATAATGGTCGTTTCATAAAGATCTCAAGGGGTTCGCTTTATGAAACAAAGAGTTGGCTTCGGCGAGCCTATCGGCGAAGACTCCTGACCGAAGCCGACGTTGATCGGCTGAAACCGATTTTGGACGAACTCTTGCCGAAGCTGAATGCGCATAAACGCGCAATCGACAAGGCGGCGAAGGACAACAATTAA
- the rpsP gene encoding 30S ribosomal protein S16: MLAISLMRMGATKRPFYRVVVKEKRSKRDGKYLENVGTYNPMTNPAEVLLKHDRIEYWIGVGAQPTETVASLIKHNPKTEE; this comes from the coding sequence ATGCTAGCAATCAGTTTAATGAGAATGGGAGCGACGAAACGTCCGTTTTATCGCGTTGTGGTCAAGGAAAAGCGCTCAAAGCGCGACGGAAAGTATCTTGAGAACGTCGGAACGTACAACCCGATGACCAATCCGGCGGAAGTTCTGCTGAAGCACGACCGCATTGAGTATTGGATCGGCGTCGGCGCGCAGCCGACCGAGACGGTTGCGAGCCTGATCAAGCACAATCCGAAGACGGAAGAGTAG
- a CDS encoding KH domain-containing protein yields MKEAVEKIVKALVANADAVEVTENSDGRNVHIEVRVGEGDMGRIIGREGRTVKAIRSLLFFAGQKHGKRFQLDLVD; encoded by the coding sequence ATGAAAGAAGCCGTTGAAAAAATTGTGAAGGCGCTCGTCGCCAACGCGGACGCGGTCGAGGTGACGGAAAACTCCGACGGGAGAAACGTTCACATCGAGGTGCGAGTCGGCGAGGGCGATATGGGCCGGATCATTGGTCGTGAAGGCCGTACGGTCAAGGCGATCCGCAGTTTGCTGTTCTTTGCCGGACAGAAACACGGCAAGCGTTTTCAGCTCGATCTTGTCGACTAG
- the rimM gene encoding 16S rRNA processing protein RimM, translated as MNEDLVAIARIAKPRGLRGECVADILTDFPERFAETIEVIAALPNGARRDLKIEDARFQKGRVNLKFVGVNDTDAAEELRGATICVPESETFELEEGEFFDWELAGCRVESIDGAPIGTVREIMRTGGTEILVVAGESKEYLIPFAETICTEVDVENKLIRVDAPEGLLEF; from the coding sequence ATGAATGAAGACCTTGTTGCGATCGCCCGGATCGCCAAACCGCGTGGACTGCGCGGTGAGTGCGTCGCGGACATACTGACTGATTTCCCGGAACGATTCGCGGAAACGATCGAGGTCATCGCGGCGCTTCCGAACGGTGCCCGGCGCGATTTGAAAATTGAAGATGCGCGCTTTCAAAAAGGCCGCGTGAATCTAAAGTTTGTTGGCGTGAACGACACTGACGCTGCCGAAGAACTTCGCGGAGCAACGATCTGCGTTCCCGAAAGCGAGACGTTCGAACTGGAAGAAGGTGAGTTCTTTGACTGGGAACTTGCGGGTTGCCGGGTTGAATCGATCGACGGCGCACCCATCGGAACGGTACGCGAGATAATGCGCACCGGCGGCACGGAGATTCTCGTCGTTGCCGGCGAATCGAAAGAGTATTTGATCCCGTTCGCCGAAACGATTTGTACGGAAGTTGACGTTGAAAACAAGTTGATCCGGGTCGACGCGCCGGAAGGACTCCTCGAATTTTGA
- the trmD gene encoding tRNA (guanosine(37)-N1)-methyltransferase TrmD → MKIDVLTIFPEFFSEIFDFGIIRRARAAEIVEIGIHDIREFTLDKHRKVDDRPFGGGDGMVLMAEPIFRAIENLVGTADRARYPPGTRVVLLSPQGRTLSQSFAGELAAEAEHIVLICGRYEGVDERVNETLVTDEISIGDYVLSGGEPAAIVVVDSIVRLLPNALGSETSAGNDSFANGLLDCPHYTQPRVFRGKEVPEVLLGGNHAEIEKWRHAMALEKTRKVRPDLLN, encoded by the coding sequence ATGAAGATCGATGTTTTAACAATCTTCCCCGAGTTCTTTTCCGAGATCTTCGATTTTGGAATCATACGCCGCGCGCGGGCCGCGGAGATTGTTGAGATCGGCATTCACGATATACGCGAGTTCACGCTCGACAAGCATCGCAAGGTCGATGATCGGCCGTTCGGCGGCGGCGATGGAATGGTTTTGATGGCGGAACCGATCTTCCGCGCTATTGAAAATTTAGTCGGAACCGCGGACCGCGCGAGGTACCCGCCGGGGACGCGAGTGGTTTTGCTTTCGCCTCAGGGCCGGACCTTGAGTCAATCGTTTGCAGGCGAATTGGCGGCGGAAGCGGAACATATCGTTCTTATCTGCGGACGTTACGAAGGCGTCGACGAACGCGTCAACGAGACGCTCGTCACGGACGAGATCTCGATCGGCGATTACGTGCTATCGGGCGGTGAACCGGCGGCGATCGTCGTCGTCGATTCGATCGTCAGGCTTTTGCCGAACGCGCTCGGCAGCGAGACTTCGGCCGGGAACGATTCGTTCGCGAACGGTTTGCTCGATTGCCCGCATTACACGCAGCCGCGAGTGTTTCGCGGGAAGGAAGTTCCGGAAGTTTTGCTCGGCGGAAATCACGCCGAGATTGAAAAATGGCGCCACGCGATGGCGCTTGAAAAAACAAGAAAGGTCAGACCAGATCTATTAAATTAA
- the rplS gene encoding 50S ribosomal protein L19: MNRLDSVEQTQLKENIPSFQPGDTLKVHVRIKEGNKERLQVFEGVCIARKHGGARETITVRKVSFGIGVERIFPLHATIVDHIDVIRRGKVRRAKLYYLRDLRGKAARIKERDFRNKKNK; the protein is encoded by the coding sequence ATGAACCGTTTAGACAGCGTCGAACAGACACAGTTGAAGGAAAACATTCCTTCATTTCAGCCGGGTGATACCCTTAAAGTTCACGTCCGCATCAAGGAAGGCAACAAAGAGCGTCTCCAGGTTTTTGAAGGCGTATGCATCGCCCGCAAACACGGCGGCGCGCGCGAGACGATCACCGTCCGCAAAGTAAGCTTCGGGATCGGCGTCGAGCGCATCTTCCCGCTCCACGCGACGATCGTCGATCACATCGACGTCATTCGCCGGGGCAAGGTCCGTCGTGCAAAGCTTTATTACCTCCGTGATCTTCGCGGCAAGGCGGCCCGCATCAAGGAACGCGATTTCCGCAACAAAAAGAACAAATAG
- a CDS encoding ribonuclease HII → MNLELFPEQNPQSKIENRKSKIGRVFEDQAISEGYRFIAGVDEVGRGCLAGPVVAAACILDLSKPIPEFLNDSKQLSETRRLKIDGELRASAIAFAIGEVPASEIDQTNILIATMKAMRIAIEKLSPAADYLLIDALRLKEILLPQKAIIKGDATSVSIAAASIIAKTYRDNLMRELASVHPEYGFDKHVGYGTKAHFDAIRAHGACDLHRRSFKGVV, encoded by the coding sequence ATGAACCTCGAACTGTTTCCGGAGCAAAATCCGCAATCGAAAATCGAAAATCGAAAATCGAAAATTGGCCGCGTCTTCGAGGACCAAGCTATAAGTGAGGGTTATCGGTTCATTGCCGGCGTTGACGAGGTCGGTCGCGGCTGTCTGGCCGGGCCGGTCGTCGCGGCGGCGTGCATTCTGGATCTTTCAAAACCGATTCCCGAATTTCTAAACGACTCGAAACAGCTTTCGGAAACGCGGCGTTTGAAAATCGACGGGGAACTCCGCGCGAGCGCCATCGCGTTCGCGATCGGCGAGGTTCCGGCAAGCGAGATCGATCAGACGAACATTCTTATCGCAACAATGAAAGCGATGCGGATCGCGATCGAAAAGCTCTCGCCCGCCGCCGATTATCTGCTGATCGACGCATTGCGGCTCAAAGAGATCCTTCTCCCGCAAAAGGCGATCATCAAGGGCGACGCGACATCGGTCTCGATCGCCGCCGCGTCGATCATCGCCAAAACCTATCGCGACAATCTGATGCGCGAACTCGCTTCGGTTCATCCCGAATACGGATTCGATAAACACGTCGGCTACGGAACGAAAGCACACTTCGACGCGATCCGCGCGCACGGCGCATGCGATCTTCACCGCCGAAGTTTTAAGGGAGTTGTCTAA
- a CDS encoding BrnT family toxin — protein sequence MGFEWDERKNRLNIENHGIDFTDAWLIFEGPMLVGIDDREDYGEIRLIGIGYLNAIAVVIVFTEPSPEKIRVISIRKAIRYERERFEKAITNRLDET from the coding sequence GTGGGCTTTGAGTGGGATGAGCGCAAAAACCGATTAAACATTGAAAACCACGGAATCGACTTTACTGACGCTTGGTTGATTTTTGAAGGTCCGATGTTGGTCGGAATCGACGATCGTGAAGATTATGGGGAAATACGGCTTATTGGAATTGGTTATTTGAATGCCATCGCGGTGGTCATTGTTTTCACTGAACCTTCTCCGGAAAAGATCCGTGTTATTTCGATACGAAAGGCGATAAGATATGAACGTGAAAGATTTGAAAAGGCAATCACAAACCGACTGGACGAAACTTGA
- a CDS encoding HNH endonuclease, with amino-acid sequence METDHIIQKADGGKDEIENAIPVCFECHAEIRAYNPKHPKGRKFTSEEIRQHKTQWLEICKTKPEILMSPIDYQVGPINALVDELDFNDRLATEQFGDFFCLYRDEQFRVAVRSGSISILDDSVRKKIYKAYILMGRVNQAINRVTTLNPNEAGTLPDAARDLISKAEMPISDAKMSLVSFLQTED; translated from the coding sequence ATGGAAACCGACCACATTATCCAAAAGGCTGATGGTGGCAAAGACGAGATTGAGAATGCGATTCCCGTCTGCTTCGAATGCCACGCCGAAATCCGCGCCTACAATCCCAAACATCCGAAAGGAAGAAAATTCACCTCCGAGGAGATTAGGCAACACAAGACTCAATGGCTTGAGATTTGCAAAACCAAACCTGAGATTCTTATGTCACCGATCGATTATCAGGTCGGACCGATTAACGCGCTCGTTGACGAACTTGATTTCAACGACCGACTAGCAACTGAACAATTTGGCGATTTCTTCTGTTTGTACAGAGATGAGCAATTTCGTGTAGCCGTTAGGTCGGGTTCGATCTCCATTTTGGACGATAGCGTCAGGAAGAAGATTTACAAAGCGTACATTCTGATGGGACGAGTAAATCAAGCCATTAACCGCGTAACAACTCTCAATCCAAACGAAGCCGGGACGCTTCCAGATGCAGCCAGAGACCTGATTTCGAAAGCGGAAATGCCGATTTCGGACGCCAAAATGAGCCTTGTTTCGTTTCTTCAAACGGAAGACTAG
- a CDS encoding DUF1501 domain-containing protein, with translation MERRYFLKSSGIALASFGLMAAAPEFLQQFANAQTLRDPRGKRKILITIFQRGAVDGLNMVVPFGDPAYYDARRTIAIPKPGKTDGAVDLDGFFGLHPSLKPFESLWKSKQLAVIHSAGSPNNTRSHFDAQDYMESGTPGNKGTRDGWMNRLLQTSQGKADSAFRGVALAQQTPRTLMGRYPTISMTNLADFSIKAGAYTRSVQGGFEDIYQENSKDSLGETGKETFEAVNYLKKANPSQFKPENGAEYPNSQLGRSLMQIAQMVKAEIGLETAFAEVGGWDTHTGEAATLRNLLRDFGASIAALTVDLGKRMDDVLILTMSEFGRTVRENGGRGTDHGHGNAMFAIGGGVRGGKVYGDWKGLKTENLYEGRDLAVTTDFRDVLGEVAQNHLANKKPDQVFPEYKIDPAKFRGFIS, from the coding sequence ATGGAAAGACGTTATTTTCTGAAATCGAGCGGCATCGCTCTGGCGAGTTTTGGGCTTATGGCGGCGGCGCCGGAGTTTTTGCAGCAGTTCGCGAACGCGCAAACGCTGCGCGACCCGCGCGGGAAACGAAAGATCCTGATCACTATCTTTCAGCGCGGCGCGGTCGACGGATTGAATATGGTCGTCCCGTTCGGTGATCCGGCGTACTACGATGCGCGGCGGACGATCGCGATCCCAAAGCCGGGAAAGACAGACGGCGCGGTCGATCTCGACGGCTTTTTCGGACTCCATCCGTCGCTCAAACCTTTTGAATCATTGTGGAAATCGAAGCAACTTGCCGTGATCCATTCGGCCGGTTCGCCGAACAACACGCGTTCGCATTTCGATGCGCAGGACTATATGGAATCGGGCACGCCCGGCAACAAGGGAACGCGCGACGGTTGGATGAACCGCTTGCTGCAAACTTCGCAGGGCAAGGCCGACAGCGCGTTTCGGGGCGTCGCTCTGGCGCAGCAGACGCCGCGGACGCTGATGGGGCGATATCCGACGATCTCGATGACGAATCTCGCCGATTTTTCGATCAAGGCCGGCGCATACACGCGTTCGGTACAGGGCGGATTCGAAGACATTTATCAGGAGAACTCGAAGGACAGTCTCGGCGAGACCGGGAAAGAGACTTTCGAAGCGGTGAATTATCTCAAAAAGGCGAATCCTTCCCAGTTCAAGCCGGAAAACGGAGCCGAATATCCGAACTCGCAGCTTGGCCGGTCATTGATGCAGATCGCGCAAATGGTCAAGGCTGAAATCGGACTCGAAACGGCGTTTGCCGAAGTTGGCGGATGGGATACACACACCGGCGAAGCTGCGACTTTGAGAAATCTCCTGCGTGACTTCGGCGCGTCGATCGCGGCGCTGACGGTCGATCTCGGCAAGCGTATGGACGATGTCCTGATCCTGACAATGTCGGAATTCGGTCGCACGGTCCGCGAAAACGGCGGCCGCGGAACGGATCACGGGCACGGCAACGCGATGTTCGCGATCGGCGGCGGCGTCAGGGGCGGCAAGGTTTACGGCGATTGGAAAGGATTGAAGACCGAGAATCTCTATGAGGGCCGCGATTTGGCGGTAACCACCGATTTCCGTGACGTTCTCGGTGAAGTTGCGCAGAATCACCTTGCCAATAAAAAGCCAGATCAAGTTTTTCCGGAGTACAAGATCGATCCGGCTAAGTTCAGGGGCTTTATCTCATAA
- a CDS encoding 2OG-Fe(II) oxygenase, translated as MREKLIQLILERLDRDADAIKADFHAEKGIKTHFTAIDDFFPEDVAREIFEAFPPFEKMRLLDSFREKKYTSKDFDSFNPLMKDATFAYQDERVVKRVAELTGIVDPKGDPHLYAGGLSAMATGHFLNPHLDNSHDYEQKYYRVLNLLYYVTPDWKSENGGNLELWDEEVTKSIEIPSLFNRLVLMGTNDKSYHSVNEVKADGARCCVSNYYFSPHSPNGYETSHVTYFQARPEQTVRRLVTKVDSDIRTALRKIIPKGLSKKDIYEGEDAK; from the coding sequence ATGCGCGAAAAACTCATTCAATTAATCCTTGAGCGGCTCGACCGCGATGCGGACGCCATCAAGGCGGACTTTCACGCCGAAAAGGGCATCAAGACGCATTTCACGGCAATCGACGATTTCTTTCCGGAGGACGTCGCGCGCGAGATCTTCGAGGCGTTTCCGCCATTCGAAAAAATGCGTCTGCTCGACAGTTTTCGAGAAAAGAAATACACGTCGAAGGACTTTGACAGTTTCAATCCGCTGATGAAGGACGCGACGTTCGCGTATCAGGACGAACGCGTCGTCAAACGCGTTGCCGAGCTGACCGGGATCGTTGATCCGAAAGGCGACCCGCATCTTTACGCCGGCGGCCTCAGCGCGATGGCGACCGGGCATTTTCTGAATCCGCACCTCGACAACTCTCACGATTACGAGCAGAAATACTATCGCGTTTTGAACTTGCTTTATTACGTCACGCCCGATTGGAAATCGGAGAACGGCGGAAACCTTGAACTTTGGGATGAAGAAGTTACCAAGTCGATCGAGATTCCAAGCCTGTTCAACCGACTCGTTCTGATGGGAACGAACGACAAATCGTATCACTCGGTCAACGAAGTGAAGGCCGACGGCGCCCGTTGCTGCGTTTCGAACTACTACTTCTCGCCCCATTCGCCGAACGGTTACGAGACATCGCACGTCACCTATTTCCAGGCGCGCCCCGAACAAACCGTCCGCCGGCTGGTGACAAAGGTCGACAGCGATATCCGCACGGCGCTCCGCAAGATCATTCCAAAGGGTTTGAGCAAGAAAGACATCTACGAAGGTGAAGACGCAAAGTGA